The Echeneis naucrates chromosome 8, fEcheNa1.1, whole genome shotgun sequence genome has a window encoding:
- the dock6 gene encoding dedicator of cytokinesis protein 7 isoform X2, translating to MTSTASERRAFAHKINRTVAAEVRKQVSRDYGSPQLSKKRGGSLSSHNTLPLTEVVEPVDYEEYVSSHAPAVELGPLRQLMEFPQDDLELLPMEKECTTLEPPLPEEEDSLDPRVRDALAVYTDDWLVIQRKYQRYSTTYTPLNSERQRERQRGLVKQTFELDEAAVAERQDDQDDSKRRSVSLDETPRGSWASSIFDLKNSSPDALLPSVLERTAAEDMDHRNTEARLQGRHSDLMGLYPPPDEDEAVERCSAPEVPKEHCGQRIMVKCLSLKFEIEIEPIFGTLALYDIKEKKKISENFYFDLNSDQMKGLLKPHTPHIAISTLARSAIFSITYPSADIFLVIKLEKVLQQGDIGDCCEPYMVMKESDSSKHKEKLEKVRLQAEQACSRLGQFRMPFAWTAIHLINIVSSVGGLDRSDPDSDSVEFVLIPERKSHGTWNERKKKAFERMSVGDDMCNFATFRPATLTVTNFFKQEGDRLSDEDLYKFLADMRRPSSVLRRLRPVTAHLKIDISPAPDLPHYCLSPELLHIKPYPDLRVRPTKEVQEFPARCVYTPHTTYRNLLYVYPQSLNFSSRQGSVRNIAVKVQFMAGEDPSQALPVIFGKSSCAEFMKEAYTPVIYHNKSPEFYEEMKMKIPANLTDNHHLLFTFYHISCQPKQNTPLETPVGYTWIPLMQHGRLRTGSFSLPVSVEKPPPSYSVLTPDVQLPGMKWVDNHKGVFNVEVTAASSVHTQDPHLDKFFTLVYVLEEYSFPFRLKDVIITEANMEGELKASMAALRGALLDTCVRFLHQLLNKLIQLIVYPPVIAAQIVNLGRVAFEAMALLVNQMHKNLEGNLDQHGRNNLLVSYIHYCFRLPTAEPTIPPSGTKSYEMPMQYATLSRATARPSSLHLSRSKSISNSNPDLASTPVSPDEEVQRIIGSKGIDRSHSWVNSAYAPGGSRSVLRRNPNSSCELKQANDRSCNRMSAFLDSVALFSVPTRQTIKKLLHEELALQWVVSTSTVREAALQQAWFFFQLMTKSMAHHLFLTSKLDSPRRQRFPDRFVDDIAALVCAISADIASRYHKDVELVERLNTSLAFFLNDLLSLMDRGFVFNLIRSYYKQIASKLYAAQNPSSLNALRMDFTRIVCSHEHYVILNLPCSTLSPPASPSPSTSSTTSQGSAFSSMVQDQGVATMFELSVPFRQQHFLSGLLLTELSLILDPDGEGFFFLHKKAISAVHSLLCSHDADPRYSDPQVRAHVAQLYLPLIPIVMETLHQLHDFSDSSPARVRHASAHTDDADPDGSNTISQSVAMAIAGSPLPHAKANAFALPTVAGRQSSSLSAECSRTLLVCFLWVLKNADAALLERWVSDLSVLQINRLLDLLHLCVSCFEYKGKKTLERINSLTFKKSQDMKARLEEAILGTIGARQEMVRRCRERSPYGSQENVRWRKNVTHWRQNADRVDKSKAEVEQESVVDGNLATEASLIVLDTLEIIVKTVVASELKESLLGGVLRVLLHSMAGNQSALFLQHCFTTQRALVFKFPEMLFEEDTELCADLCLRLLRHCSSSVGSVRSHASASLYLLMRQNFEIGNNFARVKMQVTMSLSSLVGTSQNFNEEHLRRSLKTILTYAEEDLELRDTPFPEQVQDLVFNLHMILTDTVKMKEHQQDPEMLIDLMYRIAKGYQNSPDLRLTWLQNMAGKHSERGNHAEAAHCLVHSAALVAEYLNMLEDCRYLPIGCVTFQHVSSNVLEESAVSDDVLSPEEEGICAGKYFSESGLVGLLEQAAASFNMAAMYEAINEVYKILLPIHEANRDFKKLATVHGKLHDAFNKVYNQSSGWERMFGTYFRVGFYGCRFGDLDEQEFVYKEPSITKLAEISHRLEEFYSERFGDEVVEIIKDSNPVDKHKLDANKAYLQITYVEPHFDTYELKERITYFDKNYNLRTFMYCTPFTLDGRAHGDLCEQYKRKTILTTSHAFPYIKTRINVIHKEEIILVPMEVAIEDMQKKTQELAFATNQDPADSKMLQMVLQGCVGTTVNQGPLEVAQVFLSDIPNDPKLFRHHNKLRLCFKDFTKRCEDALRKNKALIGPDQKEYHKELERNYNKLKDALGPLINRKIPQLYRTQPAQTTQTQRNSYSRSSLRRVDC from the exons atgacatctaCGGCCAGCGAGAGGAGGGCGTTCGCCCACAAAATCAACCG gACTGTTGCTGCAGAAGTCAGAAAACAGGTGTCACGAGACTATGGTTCACCCCAGCTATCAAAAAAACGAGGAGGT AGTCTTTCTAGCCATAATACT TTGCCCCTGACAGAGGTGGTTGAGCCGGTGGACTATGAGGAGTACGTTAGCAGTCATGCGCCTGCAGTGGAGCTTGGTCCCCTTAGACAACTAATGGAGTTCCCCCAGGATGACCTTGAGCTCCTCCCAATGGAAAAAGAGTGCACAACACTGGAGCCTCCACtgccggaggaggagga ctCATTGGATCCCAGAGTGAGAGATGCCTTGGCAGTCTACACAGATGACTGGCTCGTCATTCAAAGAAA gTACCAGCGCTACAGCACCACGTACACCCCTCTCAACTCTGAGCGACAGAGGGAAAGGCAGCGAGGGCTGGTCAAACAGACCTTTGAACTGGAtgaggctgctgttgctgagCGTCAGGATGACCAG GATGACTCAAAACGGCGCTCAGTTAGCCTTGATGAGACCCCTCGGGGCAGCTGGGCCTCCAGCATCTTTGACCTGAAGAACTCCTCTCCAGACGCTCTTCTGCCGTCTGTGCTGGAACGTACAGCTGCAGAGGACATGGACCACCGCAATACGGAGGCACGCCTCCAAGGGCGCCACAGTGACCTGATGGGCCTGTACCCTCCCCCTGATGAG GATGAAGCAGTAGAGAGATGCTCTGCTCCTGAAGTGCCCAAAGAACACTGTGGCCAGAGGATCATGGTTaaatgtctgtctctgaa GTTTGAAATAGAAATTGAGCCAATCTTTGGAACACTTGCCCTCTATGATatcaaggaaaagaaaaag ATCTCTGAAAACTTCTACTTTGACCTGAACTCGGATCAGATGAAAGGACTTCTTAAACCCCACACACCTCACATAGCCATTTCCACACTGGCCCGCTCTGCCATTTTCTCAATTACCTACCCTTCCGCCGATATCTTCTTGGTCATCAAG CTTGAGAAAGTCCTTCAACAAGGTGACATCGGTGACTGCTGTGAACCATACATGGTTATGAAAGAATCAGATTCTTCCAAG CATAAAGAGAAGCTGGAGAAGGTTCGTCTGCAGGCAGAACAGGCATGCAGTCGTCTGGGTCAGTTTCGCATGCCTTTTGCTTGGACGGCCATTCACCTTATCAACATCGTCAGCAGTGTAGGAGGTCTGGATCGATCAGACCCGGACTCAGACTCTG TAGAATTTGTCCTCATTCCAGAGCGAAAAAGTCACGGAACATggaatgagagaaagaagaaggcATTCGAACGGATGAGTGTCGGGGATGACATGTGTAACTTTGCCACTTTCCGACCTGCAACACTTACCGTCACCAACTTCTTCAAACAG GAGGGGGACAGACTAAGTGATGAAGATCTCTACAAGTTCCTGGCAGATATGCGCAGACCATCATCTGTTCTGAGGAGACTGAGACCTGTCACAG CTCATTTGAAGATTGACATCTCTCCAGCTCCGGACTTGCCTCATTACTGTTTGTCACCAGAGCTTCTTCATATAAAGCCGTACCCTGACCTGCGTGTTCGCCCAACCAAAGAGGTGCAGGAGTTCCCTGCTCGCTGTGTATACACTCCACACACCACCTACAG GAATCTGCTGTACgtttacccacaatctctgaACTTCAGCAGTCGTCAGGGCTCAGTGAGAAACATCGCAGTAAAGGTTCAATTCATGGCAGGAGAGGACCCCAGTCAAGCTTTGCCG GTCATCTTTGGAAAGTCAAGCTGTGCTGAGTTCATGAAGGAGGCCTACACCCCTGTCATCTACCACAATAA GTCTCCTGAGTTCTATGaagagatgaagatgaaaatccCTGCCAATCTGACAGACAACCACCACCTGCTGTTTACTTTCTACCATATCAGCTGCCAGCCCAAACAGAACACTCCTCTGGAGACCCCTGTGGGCTACACT TGGATCCCTCTGATGCAGCATGGCCGACTACGCACTGGCTCCTTCAGTCTCCCTGTCTCAGTGGAAAAGCCTCCACCTAGCTACTCTGTACTTACCCctgat GTTCAGCTCCCAGGCATGAAGTGGGTGGATAATCACAAAGGAGTGTTCAACGTGGAAGTGACAGCGGCTTCTTCAGTTCACACTCAG GACCCCCACCTGGATAAGTTCTTCACTCTAGTGTATGTCCTGGAGGAGTACTCCTTTCCTTTCCGCCTGAAGGATGTCATCATAACTGAGGCAAACATGGAAGGGGAGCTGAAGGCCAGTATGGCTGCACTGAGAGGGGCTCTGCTGGATACCTGTGTCAGGTTTTTGCACCAGCTGCTCAACAAGCTTATTCAGCTAATCGTCTACCCCCCTGTCATCGCTGCTCAAATTG TAAACCTGGGCCGTGTTGCCTTCGAAGCTATGGCATTGTTGGTTAACCAGATGCACAAGAATCTGGAGGGAAACCTTGATCAGCATGGCCGCAACAACCTATTGGTGTCCTACATTCACTACTGCTTCCGACTGCCCACCGCAGAACCTACAATACCCCCATCAG GCACAAAGTCATACGAGATGCCAATGCAGTACGCCACCTTATCCAGAGCAACAGCCCGCCCAAGTAGCCTGCACCTGTCCCGTTCCAAGAGCATCAGCAACTCCAATCCTGACCTGGCCAGTACGCCAGTTTCTCCTGATGAGGAGGTACAAAGGATCATAGGAAGCAAG GGCATTGACCGCTCCCACTCCTGGGTAAACTCTGCTTATGCCCCTGGGGGCTCAAGATCTGTACTACGTCGGAACCCCAACTCCAGCTGTGAGCTCAAGCAG GCAAACGACCGCAGCTGCAATCGCATGTCTGCCTTTCTGGACAGCGTGGCCTTGTTTTCAGTTCCCACAAGGCAGACTATCAAGAAG CTACTCCATGAGGAGCTGGCACTACAGTGGGTGGTCAGCACCAGCACAGTGAGGGAAGCAGCGCTGCAGCAGGCCTGGTTTTTCTTCCAGCTCATG ACAAAGAGCATGGCCCATCACTTATTCCTGACTTCAAAATTAGACTCTCCCAGGCGTCAGCGCTTCCCAGATCGCTTTGTGGATGACATTGCTGCACTTGTGTGTGCCATCAGTGCAGACATTGCCAGCCGATACCACAAG GATGTGGAGCTTGTGGAGAGATTAAACACCAGTCTGGCCTTCTTCCTGAATGACCTGCTGTCTCTTATGGATCGGGGTTTTGTGTTCAACCTCATCCGGTCCTACTACAAACAG ATTGCCAGCAAGCTGTATGCAGCACAGAACCCCAGCTCTCTGAATGCACTGAGAATGGACTTCACTCGCATTGTCTGCAGCCACGAGCACTATGTCATCCTCAACCTGCCGTGCTCAACTCTTAGCCCTCCAGCCTCCCCTTCCCCCTCAACTTCCTCCACCACCTCACAG GgttcagcattttccagcatgGTGCAAGACCAAGGCGTGGCCACGATGTTTGAGCTCTCTGTCCCTTTTCGccagcagcacttcctgtctggtCTGCTGCTTACCGAGCTCTCGCTCATTCTTGATCCTGATGGAGAAGG gttttttttcctccataaaaAAGCCATTAGTGCTGTTCACTCCCTGCTCTGCAGCCATGATGCAGATCCCCGCTACAGTGACCCTCAGGTCAGAGCCCACGTTGCTCAGCTCTACCTGCCCCTCATCCCCATCGTCATGGAGACATTACATCAGCTCCACGACTTTTCTG ACTCTTCTCCTGCGCGGGTCCGCCATGCCTCAGCCCACACTGACGATGCTGACCCAGACGGTAGCAACACCATCAGTCAGTCTGTTGCTATGGCGATTGCCGGCTCCCCTCTGCCACATGCCAAAGCCAACGCATTTGCGCTACCCACAGTG GCTGGGCGCCAGTCCAGCTCCCTGTCCGCTGAGTGCAGCAGGACTCTGCTGGTGTGTTTCCTGTGGGTGCTGAAGAATGCAGATGCAGCTCTCCTGGAGCGCTGGGTGTCTGATTTGTCTGTGTTGCAAATTAACCGGCTGCTGGATCTGCTGCATCTCTGTGTCTCCTGCTTCGAATACAAG GGTAAGAAGACTCTGGAGAGGATCAACAGCCTTACTTTTAAAAAGTCTCAGGACATGAAGGCTCGACTGGAGGAGGCCATACTGGGCACTATTGGGGCTCGCCAAGAGATGGTTCGTCGCTGTAGAG AAAGGAGCCCCTATGGCAGCCAAGAGAACGTTAGGTGGAGAAAAAATGTCACTCACTGGAGGCAAAATGCAGACAGAGTCGACAA AAGTAAAGCTGAGGTGGAGCAAGAGTCAGTGGTGGATGGAAACCTTGCTACTGAAGCCTCTCTGATAGTGTTAGACACACTGGAGATAATTGtcaag ACTGTTGTTGCATCAGAGCTGAAGGAAAGCCTTTTAGGCGGAGTACTTAGAGTGCTTCTTCACAGCATGGCAGGCAACCAGAGTGCCCTCTTCCTGCAGCACTGCTTTACTACACAGAGGGCTCTGGTTTTCAAG TTCCCAGAGATGCTGTTCGAAGAGGACACTGAGCTTTGTGCAGACCTGTGCCTGCGTCTCCTTCGTCACTGCAGCAGTAGTGTCGGCTCAGTCAGAAGTCACGCCTCCGCCTCACTTTACCTTCTTATGAGGCAAAATTTTGAAATTGGAAAC AACTTTGCCCGAGTGAAGATGCAGGTCACTATGTCTCTGTCCTCGCTGGTGGGAACATCGCAGAATTTTAATGAGGAGCATCTTCGACGGTCACTTAAGACAATCCTGACATATGCTGAAGAGGATTTGGAACTACGTGACACTCCCTTCCCAGAGCAA gTCCAGGATCTGGTGTTCAACCTGCACATGATTCTTACTGACACTGTGAAGATGAAAGAGCATCAGCAGGATCCAGAGATGCTCATTGACTTAATGTACAG gattGCAAAGGGCTACCAGAACTCACCAGACCTGCGTCTTACGTGGCTCCAGAACATGGCAGGGAAACACTCTGAGAGAGGGAACCATGCTGAAGCTGCCCACTGTCTGGTCCACAGTGCTGCACTGGTGGCAGAATACCTCAACATGCTGGAGGATTGCCGCTACCTGCCAATCGGATGTGTCACATTTCAG catGTTTCATCTAACGTATTGGAGGAGTCTGCAGTGTCTGATGACGTCCTCtcaccagaggaggaggggattTGTGCTGGGAAGTACTTCAGCGAGTCTGGCCTGGTGGGCCTCCTGGAGCAAGCAGCTGCTTCTTTTAACATG GCTGCCATGTATGAGGCCATAAACGAAGTGTACAAGATTCTGCTGCCCATCCATGAAGCCAACAGAGACTTCAAAAAGCTGGCTACCGTCCACGGGAAGCTGCATGATGCCTTCAACAAAGTCTATAACCAA AGTTCGGGCTGGGAG AGAATGTTTGGGACCTACTTCCGGGTTGGTTTCTATGGTTGTCGGTTTGGAGACCTGGATGAACAAGAGTTTGTCTACAAGGAACCGTCGATCACCAAACTAGCAGAGATCTCCCACAGACTTGAG GAGTTCTACTCAGAGAGGTTTGGGGATGAGGTTGTTGAAATTATCAAGGACTCCAACCCAGTGGACAAACACAAGCTGGATGCCAACAAG GCGTATCTCCAGATCACCTACGTCGAGCCACATTTTGATACCTACGAACTAAAGGAACGGATTACGTACTTCGACAAGAACTATAACTTGCGTACCTTTATGTACTGCACTCCCTTCACCCTGGATGGCCGAGCCCACGGCGACCTGTGCGAGCAGTACAAGCGCAAAACCATTTTGACAACATCTCACGCATTCCCTTACATAAAGACACGTATCAACGTCATCCACAAGGAAGAG ATCATTCTTGTCCCCATGGAGGTGGCCATTGAGGACATGCAAAAGAAGACTCAGGAGCTCGCCTTCGCCACAAATCAAGACCCCGCCGACTCTAAGATGCTGCAGATGGTCCTTCAGGGCTGCGTGGGCACCACTGTCAACCAG GGCCCCCTTGAGGTGGCACAGGTCTTTCTTTCTGACATTCCTAATGACCCAAAGCTGTTTCGCCATCACAACAAACTGCGTCTCTGCTTTAAAGACTTCACTAAGAG GTGTGAGGATGCCCTGAGGAAGAATAAAGCCCTGATTGGACCAGATCAGAAGGAGTACCACAAAGAGCTGGAGAGGAACTACAACAAGCTGAAAGACGCTCTGGGTCCTCTCATCAACCGCAAGATCCCCCAGCTATACAGAACCCAGCCAGCTCAGACTACGCAAACACAACG GAACTCCTACAGTAGGTCCAGTCTCCGCAGAGTCGACTGTTGA